The following are encoded together in the Pedobacter steynii genome:
- a CDS encoding ATP-dependent Clp protease proteolytic subunit gives MNMKQNEFLRYAVKHHRIGSNYVEQYISRTSSFTGPMAMTPYIMEERQLNVAQMDVFSRLMMDRIIFMGEAIDDRNANVIQAQLLFLQSVDAKKDIQLYVNCPGGVVYSGLGIYDTMQFISPDVATICTGIALSMGSVLLCAGAAGKRSALKHSRVMIHQASGGTQGTAMDMDISVREVLKVQKELYTIIASHSGQDYEHINEAASRDYWMTASEAKVFGMIDEVL, from the coding sequence ATGAATATGAAACAGAATGAATTTCTTCGTTATGCGGTGAAACACCACCGGATCGGCAGCAATTATGTGGAACAGTATATTTCCAGAACATCGTCTTTTACCGGCCCGATGGCGATGACTCCCTATATCATGGAAGAACGACAACTCAATGTGGCACAGATGGATGTGTTCTCCAGGCTGATGATGGACCGGATTATTTTTATGGGTGAAGCCATCGACGACCGGAATGCCAATGTAATCCAGGCCCAGTTGCTTTTCCTGCAGTCTGTAGACGCGAAAAAAGACATTCAGCTCTACGTAAATTGCCCGGGTGGCGTGGTGTATTCGGGACTGGGCATTTATGACACCATGCAGTTTATTTCGCCCGATGTGGCCACGATCTGCACCGGAATTGCACTCTCTATGGGTTCGGTATTGTTATGTGCAGGTGCTGCGGGCAAGCGCTCTGCTTTGAAACATTCCAGGGTGATGATCCACCAGGCTTCGGGTGGAACACAGGGCACCGCAATGGATATGGACATCAGTGTCAGGGAGGTTCTTAAAGTTCAGAAAGAACTGTATACCATCATTGCCAGCCATAGTGGTCAGGATTATGAGCACATCAATGAAGCGGCCAGCCGGGACTACTGGATGACCGCTTCAGAGGCTAAAGTATTTGGAATGATCGACGAGGTATTATAG
- a CDS encoding RNA polymerase sigma factor has translation MTTIPTIEKQKADPQERLIWLYQDAFPLVAGYISRMGGSFEEAKDLFQDALIIYYEKVERNDVVLQYTGKSYLLGIARHLWNKRYKESSRQVSLEQFGADFDEELNLKESGSEEISAPRLLKLLQTAGKKCMELLSAFYYERMDMKELGERFGFSGARSAAAQKFKCLEKVKETVKQKSLKYEDILE, from the coding sequence ATGACGACCATACCCACTATAGAAAAACAAAAGGCTGACCCCCAAGAGCGGTTAATCTGGCTGTATCAGGATGCTTTTCCGCTGGTAGCGGGCTACATCAGCAGGATGGGAGGTTCCTTTGAGGAGGCTAAAGACCTGTTTCAGGATGCCCTGATTATTTATTATGAGAAAGTAGAGCGTAATGATGTGGTGCTGCAGTATACCGGAAAATCCTATCTTTTGGGGATTGCCAGGCACCTCTGGAACAAGCGCTATAAAGAAAGCAGCAGGCAGGTCTCTCTTGAGCAGTTTGGAGCTGACTTTGATGAAGAGCTGAACCTGAAGGAATCCGGTTCTGAGGAAATCTCTGCTCCCAGGTTATTGAAGCTGTTGCAAACTGCAGGGAAGAAGTGTATGGAATTACTCAGCGCATTTTATTATGAACGGATGGACATGAAGGAGTTGGGAGAGCGGTTTGGCTTTTCCGGAGCCCGGTCGGCAGCCGCTCAGAAGTTTAAATGCCTGGAAAAAGTTAAAGAAACCGTAAAGCAAAAATCGCTGAAATATGAAGACATCCTGGAATGA
- a CDS encoding tRNA-(ms[2]io[6]A)-hydroxylase, whose translation MLGLKLLTDPRWANIAESNLEEILTDHAWCEQKAATNAITLITNNSEHMDLVEELTAIAIEEMQHFQMVIDIIKKRGYTLGRERKDDYVGRLVKFSRRDGSRNNAFIDRLLFAAMIEARSCERFRVLSQNIKDPELAKFYHELMVSEAGHYTTFLNFARKYTIDVDVDKRWKEWLDFEGELIQSFGNKEAIHG comes from the coding sequence ATGCTTGGATTAAAATTATTGACAGACCCACGCTGGGCGAACATTGCGGAATCGAATCTGGAAGAAATCCTTACCGACCATGCCTGGTGCGAGCAGAAAGCTGCAACCAATGCCATCACGCTGATCACCAATAATTCTGAGCATATGGATCTGGTTGAGGAACTCACTGCCATTGCGATTGAAGAGATGCAGCATTTTCAAATGGTGATAGACATCATTAAAAAGCGCGGTTATACCCTGGGCCGGGAACGGAAAGACGATTATGTAGGTCGCTTGGTGAAGTTTAGCAGGAGGGATGGCAGCAGAAATAATGCTTTTATCGACCGTCTTCTGTTTGCAGCAATGATTGAGGCCAGAAGTTGTGAACGCTTCCGCGTATTGTCCCAAAATATCAAAGATCCGGAACTGGCGAAATTTTATCATGAACTCATGGTTTCAGAAGCCGGACATTATACCACTTTCCTGAATTTTGCACGTAAATACACGATCGATGTTGATGTCGATAAAAGATGGAAAGAATGGCTGGATTTTGAAGGTGAGCTGATTCAAAGCTTTGGCAATAAAGAAGCCATCCATGGTTAG
- a CDS encoding glycosyltransferase has product MTKKCILIIGLVWPEPGSSAAGTRMIQLIDLFISAGYEVVFASAAAKSEFSYNLKEMGVLERGITLNDAGFNLFLKEINPGMVLFDRFIMEEQYGWRVQEECPDAMRILDTEDLHCLRNARQQAIKTDQLPAADLFTDMAKREIASILRCDLSLIISEVEMKILEEQFRLDPSLIYYLPFLEEALAEEDISSWKTFEEREGFVFIGNFLHEPNWHTLQVLKTKVWPLLRKKIPAATLHIYGAYATQKVMQLHNEKEKFHIHGRAENARESISNHKVLLAPIQFGAGLKGSLLMPCR; this is encoded by the coding sequence ATGACCAAAAAGTGCATATTGATCATTGGATTAGTCTGGCCTGAGCCAGGTTCATCAGCCGCGGGTACGAGAATGATCCAGCTCATCGATCTGTTCATCTCTGCAGGTTATGAGGTAGTTTTTGCTTCTGCAGCTGCTAAATCCGAATTCAGCTATAATTTAAAAGAGATGGGGGTATTGGAACGCGGGATTACCCTGAATGACGCGGGCTTCAATCTGTTCCTGAAAGAGATTAATCCTGGAATGGTACTCTTTGATCGTTTCATTATGGAGGAACAGTATGGCTGGAGGGTGCAGGAAGAATGTCCTGATGCCATGAGGATTCTGGATACCGAAGACCTCCATTGTCTGCGGAACGCCAGACAGCAGGCCATAAAAACAGATCAACTTCCGGCCGCAGACCTGTTCACTGATATGGCCAAAAGAGAAATCGCTTCGATACTGAGGTGTGATTTGTCATTGATCATTTCTGAAGTAGAAATGAAAATTCTGGAAGAACAATTTCGCCTGGACCCTTCTTTGATTTATTATTTGCCTTTTTTAGAAGAAGCATTGGCTGAGGAAGACATCAGCAGCTGGAAAACTTTTGAAGAAAGGGAAGGCTTTGTATTTATTGGTAATTTTTTACATGAACCCAACTGGCATACCCTTCAGGTTTTAAAGACAAAAGTCTGGCCGCTGCTCAGAAAAAAAATACCTGCCGCCACACTTCATATTTATGGCGCATATGCGACACAGAAGGTCATGCAATTGCATAATGAGAAAGAGAAATTCCACATTCATGGACGGGCGGAAAATGCCCGGGAATCGATATCAAATCATAAAGTATTGCTGGCACCCATCCAGTTTGGTGCAGGATTAAAGGGAAGTTTATTGATGCCATGCAGGTAG
- a CDS encoding helix-turn-helix domain-containing protein: MSNCVLTKKHQKIMGSNNKSNQIAEYLGTVILSGFPAVENLAALYHISISKLMRDFKNTFQTSPYLYFRRLQMEFAEEHIRNTGCSKKEMAFMLGFSNPANYTLCYNRYLRSKLTEGYNGTAMKDLNLTERNQILISQFPLPVAMLDKNMNYLLVSKPLLKVCGLSDVDLTGKNFFDFFPGKGKGLELLKGKFLQGEMTELPGDYDFDLEEMVLKSTVYPWYDELGEIGGMIIFLTSLKEYEHE, from the coding sequence ATGTCAAACTGTGTGCTGACGAAAAAACATCAGAAAATAATGGGGAGTAATAATAAAAGCAATCAGATCGCCGAATATCTCGGTACGGTTATCCTTTCCGGATTTCCTGCCGTGGAAAACCTGGCCGCGCTGTATCATATTTCCATCTCTAAGTTAATGCGTGATTTTAAAAATACGTTTCAGACGAGTCCATATCTTTATTTCAGAAGATTACAAATGGAATTTGCAGAGGAGCATATTCGAAATACAGGCTGCAGCAAGAAAGAGATGGCATTTATGCTGGGTTTTTCAAACCCTGCAAATTATACTTTGTGTTATAACCGGTATTTGCGAAGTAAGCTGACAGAAGGATATAATGGAACAGCCATGAAGGATTTAAATTTGACAGAACGGAATCAGATTCTGATCTCTCAATTTCCTTTGCCGGTTGCCATGCTGGACAAAAACATGAATTATTTACTGGTTTCAAAACCATTACTAAAGGTCTGTGGTTTATCCGATGTCGATTTGACGGGTAAAAATTTCTTTGATTTTTTTCCCGGAAAAGGTAAAGGTTTGGAGCTGTTAAAAGGAAAGTTTTTACAAGGTGAAATGACTGAACTACCGGGTGATTATGATTTTGATCTGGAGGAAATGGTGTTAAAAAGTACCGTTTATCCCTGGTATGATGAACTGGGTGAAATAGGGGGAATGATCATTTTTTTGACTTCTTTGAAAGAATATGAGCATGAATAA
- a CDS encoding polysaccharide biosynthesis protein, producing MKKILFCEKVYSRWIILLIDQFIVAVSFVVALIILEKGNYRQAFDYHILAYLILYHLISAPVFVRMKIHTGIIRYSSIEDIFRVFKAVLLTSSLFILISYAFFKSQLNFNTQWFISTLIINFFISVSLLVALRISVKQLFHYLKDLQLVVKEVLLIYGADRASLLIKQGLDAASEKNFELLGFIDDNPDRIHKHLEGKQVYGSRAIPMLKKKYGVEKMIVMEDCKDMEGRKLAIEKCMECGIRVISVPASNHWLKGKLKLSQLPDLKIEDLLQREPIHMDGANIMDGLCGKRVLVTGAAGSIGSEIIRQVLKCHPELLILCDQAESPLHEMQLEIEDHFPDSSCKFMIINIQNYGRLKNMFETCLPEIVFHAAALKHVPLMEHNPSEAVLTNVLGTKNLADLALEYQVEKFIMISTDKAVNPTNVMGASKRIAEMYIQSLQNQQSELLHKTKFITTRFGNVLGSNGSVVPRFRAQIEMGGPVTVTDPEVTRYFMTIPEAVQLVLEAAVMGKGGEIFIFDMGKPVKILNLAINMIKLAGFLPYTDIKIRFVGLRPGEKLYEELLNKTEKVVPTYHEKIKISTVIDYPYEYISRKINELLALSQLNDDRQTVWKMQEIIPEYVSSNARYRDRDVWEGQISLLNVPSEP from the coding sequence ATGAAAAAGATTCTATTTTGCGAAAAGGTATACTCCCGGTGGATTATCTTATTAATCGACCAGTTTATTGTAGCTGTTTCTTTTGTAGTAGCCCTGATTATTCTGGAAAAGGGTAACTATAGACAGGCATTTGATTACCATATATTGGCGTATCTGATTTTGTACCACCTGATTTCGGCACCGGTTTTTGTAAGGATGAAAATTCATACCGGCATCATCAGGTACTCCAGTATTGAAGATATTTTTAGGGTGTTTAAGGCCGTATTGCTAACCAGTAGTCTGTTTATACTCATCAGTTATGCCTTCTTTAAATCACAATTGAATTTTAACACGCAATGGTTTATTTCAACGTTGATCATCAACTTTTTTATCTCTGTTTCGCTTCTTGTTGCGCTGAGAATTAGCGTAAAACAGCTTTTTCACTACCTTAAAGATCTTCAGCTGGTAGTGAAAGAAGTGCTGTTAATTTATGGAGCGGACCGTGCTTCCCTGCTGATTAAGCAGGGCCTCGATGCCGCTTCGGAAAAGAATTTTGAGTTGCTGGGATTTATAGACGATAACCCCGACCGGATCCATAAGCACCTGGAAGGAAAGCAGGTCTACGGATCCCGGGCTATACCAATGCTGAAGAAAAAGTATGGAGTAGAGAAAATGATCGTGATGGAGGACTGTAAAGATATGGAGGGAAGAAAGCTGGCCATAGAAAAATGTATGGAATGTGGCATCAGGGTCATTTCAGTTCCTGCATCTAACCATTGGTTAAAGGGGAAATTAAAACTTAGTCAGCTTCCGGATTTAAAGATAGAGGACCTGTTGCAACGTGAGCCTATTCATATGGATGGTGCAAATATTATGGATGGACTTTGTGGCAAAAGAGTGCTGGTAACCGGGGCTGCGGGTTCTATAGGTTCTGAAATTATTCGTCAGGTGCTGAAATGTCATCCGGAATTGCTGATTTTATGCGATCAGGCGGAGAGCCCGCTACATGAAATGCAGCTGGAAATTGAAGATCATTTCCCCGATAGCTCCTGTAAGTTTATGATCATCAATATTCAGAATTATGGCCGGCTGAAAAACATGTTTGAGACCTGTCTGCCGGAGATTGTTTTTCATGCTGCAGCGCTTAAACATGTACCACTGATGGAGCATAATCCCTCTGAAGCAGTTCTGACCAATGTTCTGGGAACAAAAAACCTTGCGGACCTGGCGCTGGAGTATCAGGTTGAAAAATTCATTATGATTTCTACCGATAAGGCGGTGAACCCAACCAATGTGATGGGGGCGTCGAAAAGAATTGCAGAAATGTATATTCAATCCCTTCAGAATCAGCAGTCTGAGCTCCTGCATAAAACGAAATTTATTACGACCCGGTTTGGGAATGTGTTGGGGTCAAATGGGTCAGTTGTTCCCCGATTTAGGGCTCAAATTGAAATGGGCGGACCAGTTACGGTGACAGATCCGGAGGTAACGCGGTATTTTATGACGATTCCCGAAGCGGTACAATTGGTTTTAGAAGCTGCTGTTATGGGGAAAGGTGGGGAGATTTTTATTTTCGATATGGGTAAACCAGTTAAAATTCTGAATCTGGCAATAAATATGATAAAATTAGCTGGATTCTTGCCGTATACTGATATTAAAATTCGTTTCGTTGGACTTAGGCCGGGAGAGAAATTGTATGAAGAGCTGTTGAATAAAACAGAGAAAGTGGTCCCTACCTACCATGAAAAGATTAAAATATCGACAGTAATCGATTATCCTTATGAATATATTTCGCGAAAAATCAATGAATTGCTGGCTTTAAGTCAGTTGAATGACGACCGGCAGACGGTTTGGAAAATGCAGGAGATTATTCCGGAATACGTGAGCAGTAATGCGAGGTACCGGGATAGAGATGTTTGGGAAGGGCAAATAAGTCTGTTAAATGTACCTTCGGAGCCGTGA
- a CDS encoding GNAT family N-acetyltransferase, protein MKESIFLRPLVIADAMTSFQWRNNPEVWKFTPFRPSDPVTPEIETKWLREVLLREDEKRFAICLTATKRYIGNVQLIHIAEGTAEFHIFIAETDCWGKGIGSQATTLILDYGFNVLQLNKILLDVDQENFGAIAIYKKMGFRETETSGRFISMELNRKENKARPGGVKYTITLEQKGKWMELISKACRYDFYHSWTYHSLDNSKGKVLMFVYEEGPDFIAIPLIKRSIPDAEYYDMSSVYGYSGPVSNQEFEDLSPGFTGRFKNAFLDFLREEKVVTIFSRLNPFFNQTLLLEPFGGLVANGKVVVFDLGLSIEVQRQNYHGGVLRKIRKLREKGYYVKEGGTDEDIKNFVSIYTSNMLRVDASETYYFDEPYFKTLLRADEFDARLLFVYDKDDYPVCGAVVVHTNGIMQAHLLGTRTAWLADSPAKLLTEEITIMGRKLGAKYYNLGGGLGFKEDSLFLWKTNFSSLTFEYQTWRFVADPETYNALLLQQEIDPHTEVDFFPLYRLQAHKV, encoded by the coding sequence ATGAAAGAATCCATTTTTTTAAGGCCTCTGGTCATTGCTGATGCGATGACCTCATTCCAATGGCGGAATAACCCGGAGGTATGGAAATTCACCCCTTTCAGGCCATCGGATCCGGTTACGCCGGAGATCGAAACGAAATGGTTAAGAGAGGTCCTGTTGCGGGAAGATGAGAAAAGGTTTGCCATTTGCCTGACTGCTACAAAAAGATACATCGGAAATGTTCAGCTGATTCATATTGCAGAGGGAACAGCAGAGTTTCACATTTTTATTGCGGAAACCGACTGCTGGGGAAAAGGGATAGGTAGTCAGGCGACGACATTGATCCTGGACTATGGCTTTAATGTACTTCAGCTCAATAAGATCCTGCTGGATGTAGACCAGGAAAATTTCGGAGCTATTGCCATTTATAAAAAGATGGGTTTCAGAGAAACGGAAACTTCAGGCCGGTTCATCAGTATGGAGCTGAACAGAAAGGAGAACAAAGCCAGACCAGGAGGTGTTAAATATACGATTACCCTTGAGCAAAAGGGTAAATGGATGGAGCTGATCAGCAAGGCCTGCAGGTATGACTTTTACCATTCCTGGACCTATCATTCCCTGGATAACAGTAAGGGAAAGGTTTTAATGTTTGTCTATGAAGAAGGACCTGATTTTATCGCCATTCCTTTAATCAAAAGGAGTATACCTGATGCTGAATACTACGATATGAGTTCGGTTTACGGCTATAGCGGACCGGTCTCAAATCAGGAGTTTGAAGATTTAAGCCCTGGTTTTACCGGACGTTTTAAAAATGCTTTTTTAGATTTCCTCCGGGAAGAGAAAGTAGTGACCATCTTTTCCAGGTTAAATCCTTTCTTTAATCAGACCCTACTCCTGGAGCCTTTTGGAGGACTGGTTGCCAATGGAAAGGTGGTGGTTTTTGATCTGGGACTTTCTATTGAAGTACAACGACAAAATTATCATGGAGGAGTACTGAGAAAGATCAGAAAACTCCGGGAGAAGGGATACTATGTAAAAGAAGGAGGGACAGATGAAGACATTAAGAACTTCGTCTCGATATACACCTCAAATATGCTTCGGGTGGATGCCTCAGAAACCTATTATTTTGATGAACCTTATTTTAAAACCCTGCTTCGGGCGGATGAGTTTGATGCCAGGTTGCTCTTTGTCTATGATAAAGATGATTATCCCGTTTGCGGGGCGGTGGTAGTCCATACAAACGGGATTATGCAGGCCCATCTGTTAGGCACCAGAACCGCCTGGCTAGCCGATTCTCCAGCCAAATTGCTGACAGAAGAAATCACCATTATGGGACGTAAACTGGGTGCGAAATATTATAACCTTGGAGGAGGTCTGGGTTTTAAAGAGGATTCTTTGTTTTTATGGAAGACCAATTTCTCCAGTCTGACATTCGAATACCAGACCTGGCGCTTTGTAGCCGATCCGGAGACCTATAACGCTTTATTGCTTCAGCAGGAAATTGATCCTCATACTGAGGTCGATTTTTTTCCGCTATACCGCTTACAAGCGCATAAGGTATAG
- a CDS encoding phytanoyl-CoA dioxygenase family protein, which translates to MENRLDYAVTDLRLFDEIIKKYGWIIYENALDPQFVEEINTSLQPAYEFRRKIQLNNGIGESMDGTLHHLVEKDLFSLKFLEQKYADTQIRSLLGGQYILNSLGAVINLKNNHAYVQNIHRDIRTFTGSFKLMVQMMVILDDFTLENGATYFLSGSHQYDEKPGTAYFYDHADRALAKKGSIVLFDANLWHAAGINYTDGPRRALTMAFTKPFMKQQMDYPRFLGYAFGEGLSEDLRQVIGYNARVPADFEEYYQPVHKRMYQRGQE; encoded by the coding sequence ATGGAAAATAGATTGGATTATGCTGTAACTGATCTCCGTTTATTTGATGAAATCATCAAAAAATATGGTTGGATTATTTATGAAAATGCCCTGGATCCTCAATTTGTGGAGGAGATCAATACATCACTTCAGCCTGCCTATGAATTCAGGCGAAAAATACAGTTGAATAATGGAATTGGGGAAAGTATGGATGGCACCCTTCATCATCTGGTAGAAAAAGACCTGTTTTCTTTAAAATTCCTGGAACAGAAATATGCGGATACGCAGATCAGAAGTCTTTTGGGAGGTCAGTATATTCTCAATTCTTTGGGAGCGGTGATCAATTTAAAAAATAACCATGCGTATGTTCAGAATATTCATAGAGACATCAGAACATTTACAGGCTCTTTTAAACTGATGGTGCAGATGATGGTGATCCTGGATGATTTTACCCTGGAAAACGGGGCAACCTATTTTCTTTCCGGATCACATCAGTATGATGAAAAACCCGGGACAGCCTATTTTTATGATCATGCGGACAGGGCCCTGGCAAAGAAAGGCAGCATCGTTTTATTTGATGCGAACCTATGGCATGCTGCGGGCATAAATTATACCGATGGGCCGAGAAGGGCACTGACAATGGCTTTTACCAAACCCTTTATGAAACAGCAGATGGATTATCCAAGATTTCTCGGATATGCTTTTGGTGAGGGCCTTAGCGAAGACCTCAGACAGGTGATCGGTTATAATGCAAGGGTCCCGGCTGATTTTGAGGAATATTATCAACCGGTTCATAAAAGAATGTATCAGAGAGGTCAGGAGTAA
- a CDS encoding GNAT family N-acetyltransferase, translated as MAYQSIIVREKTEWDAYVKRSRDYEIYHTWDYHKLNRVGEPLLFVYEEPGFFIAFPVVKRSIANSSFYDLTSVYGYAGPVSDCDFSSITALSLQDFKEAFCRFLTDERCVCVFTRLYPFLNQQYLLSYIGNVSPNGSTIYMDLSMTVEEQRSRYHKRLKRQVKKLREAGYTIKDSCSPEEITLFTEMYHKNMDRLNANKSYYFDEAYFTGLLNQEEFNNRLILIYDGPELICGAVILISDKVVRNHLSATSEKYLHESPSKLLTDEISMIGRRLGKKIFHLGGGVGGKEDSLFEFKRHFSDLQIADRIWCYINDQEAYDALVLQRIPEINPESVFFPAYRQ; from the coding sequence ATGGCCTATCAAAGTATTATTGTCCGGGAAAAGACGGAGTGGGATGCCTATGTGAAACGTTCCCGGGATTATGAAATTTACCATACCTGGGATTATCATAAGCTGAACCGGGTTGGAGAGCCCCTTCTTTTTGTTTATGAAGAACCCGGTTTTTTTATTGCTTTTCCGGTGGTTAAAAGAAGCATTGCCAATTCCTCATTCTATGATCTGACTTCAGTATATGGTTATGCAGGCCCGGTGTCTGATTGTGATTTCAGCAGTATTACGGCATTATCCTTACAGGATTTTAAAGAAGCCTTTTGCCGGTTTCTGACAGATGAGCGTTGTGTTTGTGTTTTTACACGGTTGTATCCCTTTCTGAACCAGCAATATTTGCTTTCCTATATTGGAAACGTTTCCCCGAACGGCAGCACGATTTACATGGATTTATCTATGACTGTTGAAGAGCAGCGCTCCAGGTACCATAAACGGTTAAAAAGACAGGTGAAGAAACTTCGTGAAGCAGGCTATACGATCAAAGACAGCTGCAGTCCGGAAGAGATTACCCTGTTTACCGAGATGTACCATAAAAATATGGATCGCCTGAACGCAAATAAGAGCTATTATTTTGATGAAGCCTATTTTACTGGTCTGTTGAACCAGGAGGAGTTCAACAACCGGTTGATCCTGATTTATGACGGGCCGGAGTTGATTTGCGGTGCGGTAATCCTGATTTCCGATAAGGTGGTCAGAAACCATTTGTCGGCAACCTCGGAAAAGTACCTGCATGAATCTCCAAGCAAATTGCTGACCGATGAGATCAGTATGATTGGCCGGAGACTGGGAAAGAAGATCTTTCACCTTGGAGGAGGTGTAGGAGGGAAGGAAGATTCCTTATTCGAGTTCAAACGCCATTTTTCAGATTTGCAGATTGCAGACCGGATCTGGTGCTATATCAATGACCAGGAGGCGTATGATGCGCTTGTACTTCAACGGATACCTGAAATCAATCCTGAATCGGTATTCTTTCCTGCTTACAGACAATAG
- a CDS encoding glycosyltransferase family 4 protein has product MVTERKKILISCDSPRSLLDFRGKLIEALLKKHEVIVFSPAIAQPYISRQLMEMGVKVYENELNPSNVSIGSDLKYLFALRKVIRMLKPDVFFPYTFKPVIYGSFVARYCGVKRITPMLTGLGYNFLDIGKRTWVQRITRILLKLSLRASKRLHIIFQNRDDYELLIREHIISKKNKASVVNGSGVDLSGYEYSTPDIQHLSFLMIARLINAKGIREYYEAARLIKGKFPEVGFKLIGPYDDNIDAISDDLRAKICSDGTVQYLGLVEDVRPYISASSVVVLPSYYGEGVPRCLLEGMAMGRALITCNSVGCRETINPLLRKANGFLVPIKDVAQLASKMEYYIRHTDDIIRFGVNGRKYAGEKFDVNKVNEMMIRVLEGVY; this is encoded by the coding sequence ATGGTAACGGAAAGGAAGAAAATATTGATCTCCTGTGATTCTCCGCGCTCATTGCTGGATTTCAGGGGGAAACTGATAGAAGCATTGCTGAAAAAACACGAAGTGATCGTGTTTAGCCCGGCGATAGCACAACCGTATATTAGTCGCCAGCTGATGGAAATGGGCGTAAAGGTATATGAGAATGAGCTCAACCCCAGTAATGTTTCCATAGGTTCGGATCTGAAATACCTTTTTGCCTTACGCAAAGTAATCCGGATGCTAAAACCAGATGTCTTCTTCCCTTATACCTTTAAGCCAGTTATCTATGGTTCTTTTGTGGCCAGGTATTGCGGGGTGAAACGCATTACCCCGATGCTGACCGGTCTGGGTTATAATTTTCTGGATATTGGCAAGAGAACATGGGTACAAAGAATCACCAGGATATTACTTAAACTAAGCCTGAGGGCAAGTAAAAGATTACACATCATCTTCCAGAACCGGGACGATTATGAGCTCCTGATCCGGGAGCATATCATTTCAAAAAAGAATAAAGCTTCAGTTGTGAATGGTTCTGGCGTAGACCTTTCGGGTTATGAGTATTCTACACCGGATATACAACACCTCAGTTTTTTAATGATCGCGCGCCTCATCAATGCAAAAGGGATTAGGGAATACTATGAGGCGGCAAGACTGATCAAAGGGAAATTTCCGGAGGTTGGCTTTAAACTGATCGGACCTTACGATGATAACATTGATGCGATAAGTGATGATTTACGGGCAAAGATCTGTTCAGATGGTACAGTTCAATACCTGGGCTTGGTGGAAGATGTGCGGCCTTATATTAGTGCTTCCTCTGTTGTGGTGCTGCCTTCCTATTATGGAGAAGGAGTGCCCAGGTGCCTTTTGGAGGGGATGGCAATGGGAAGGGCATTGATTACCTGCAACTCCGTAGGCTGCCGGGAAACGATTAATCCATTGCTGAGGAAGGCAAACGGATTCCTGGTTCCGATAAAAGATGTGGCCCAACTGGCTTCAAAAATGGAGTATTACATCAGGCACACCGATGATATTATCCGGTTTGGTGTCAATGGAAGAAAATACGCGGGGGAAAAATTTGATGTCAATAAGGTCAATGAAATGATGATCCGAGTGCTCGAGGGAGTCTATTAA